In Aulosira sp. FACHB-615, the DNA window GTTTAGTGGGAATACTATTAACTCTTTTAGGTGCTGGCTCAACTTTAGGCGTTTTAGTTGCTAAATCTATCTCCCAACCACCAGGGGTAGCAATTACAGATCCCAATAAAATTATTCGAGCGTTGGATGTGTTTGTCGCCGTAGCTAATATTAACGGGATTACTGCTCACTTTATCGGTGCGATCGCTTCTTTGTGGTTGTTAGAACGGGTGTATAAGCACTAGAGTAGTAAGGTAATGTTACCTGTTGTGGTGCTGCTCGAAATACAACAGTGGCTATATCTGGTTGGAGTGCGGAACGATAAACTATACCTTCATATCCACACTTAAACCGACGATGAATATAGCAATCCTAAATGATATGTGAGAGTTCAAAAAGCCTCAAACGCTTATAAAACAAGGATTTTTATCTACGTATTTTCTCACGTTTGGGGTAGGATTGCTATATCAATATCATAAATTTTGGCGGCATGATAAAAACTAATTTCACCATTTTCGATTTGATAGTATAGCTCTTGTGCCAATGTTTCTGAGTCAAGCAGTATTTGATACAAAATCACTTGCTCAAATTCGGCGCGATTTTGCTGAAAAAAATGCTCTACTTCATCGGCAAATAATACCTGTGCGAGTTTGTGAGATAATAGGCGATCGCAAATTCCTCTTTCCCAATCTTCAGGCGTAATTAATTGATCAGCTAACCATTCCAGTGTATCTGCGGCTCTTTCTAAATGTCTTTCCCGGCGCTGCTTTTCTGCTTCTGCTTCAATTTCTGGCGGTGTAATAGTAATACCTCTAGCTTCGGCGGCTTGACGGATGATTTTGTGAAATAAAATCTGTTGATATACTTCCTTCAACCTCATTTCTTTTTTGAGGAATTGCATCACTTCTTCTGATTCCAGCAAAATTTTTGACAAATCACTCATTAGTATTCATACAAGTTAAAAACATACCAGATTACATAAAAAACTGGAAGCTATTTGGGCTTTTAGCTTCCAGCCAATACTGTATCCATTATGTGTTATTACAGCAGAGATGATCCTGTTTGGTAGAACTAGGATTTAGAGCATTAAAACAAAAGTGTAGTAGTTATATGCTCTATCAGTAACAACAACTGTTAACTGTTTTGTTGTCTATTTCTCTGACTATAAAAGTATGGAAGGCTCTACTAAGTTTTCCCCACCATAGAGAAACTGACTAGAGGGCATTGAAAGTAAAAGTTGCGGAAAACCAACTTTTTAACTTGTTGATGCTCAGGCTTCCTGAGAAACAAAACAACCAATAGCAACAGTTTGATTGTCTGTCTTGGTTTCAGAGTTATGTACTCTTTGGGATACTGACTGCTTCAGCAAAAACAATCAGTTAAATGTATTTCATAGTCAGATATTCAATGATTTTATCATTGTTGATGAGCTTATTGACTCATCTGCTCTATGTATAATTTAAATGATATTGATAGTTTAAATTTGCCATTTTGGCACATTTTGGTAAAAATTTTTATCCCTAATTGTTCTCTTGATACCAAGACTAAATCAGACTTTTCATACTCTAGAAGCTTGAATCTATGACAACAAAACCCACCTGGAGAAATTATCTCAAAGATGGGTTAGTTAATTGGAAACAGTATAATTAACGTGATATTTTTACATAAATTTCAATAATTAATGACATCATGTTATTTGCTGTTTGTCAAAGCTCGACATTCAGGACTGACAGCAACTGATTGAGAAAAGTAATGAGTAATGAGTAATGAGTTAGAAATTTACTTATTACTCATTACTCAATTTTAAGGAAAAATCTTGAGTGCGATCGCTTGATGTTCTGGCATTTCTTGGGCTAACGATTGCTCCATATTACCGCCACGAATTTCAGTTTTTTGCTTTACCTACTACCTCAAGGTAAGTTAAGTCTTTAATTTTGCCCAAGCAATGAGTTGCGACAGATTTATCCGCAGATGATACTTCTTGTTGTTGCGTTCTACTTGGGGAAGAATTTTCTTTGAGCAATCTGTTATAAGTGCGATAAGGAATGTAATGTAATGGATTGTAACCAGCAACACGTAGCATTAACACACATGCCCAAGAATACTTACCAGCTAGAATTGCTTCTACTATTTGGTCAAATTGTTGAGGATTGATACCTTTATTAAAGTTACTGACGCTAGTTATGTTGTGATTCATAGTGTTAATTGCACTGGGGAATTAGGTGTTACAGGTAGTCAATAATTAATCAATAGTTGTTGCAGTTGGATGTTGTAACAACTACCCTCTAAATTTATGTTTAGTTTTAGCTATAAGCCTGTGGAGAATGACTAAATATAGCCGTGAAGGCTGCTTCATTCTTGGTACTGAGGTGAGAACTGCATGTGTTCTGATGATGATGTCCATGAGCTTGACCTTGGAGGAGAAAGTTAACTGTATTTCATTTAGTAGTTAGTTACTTTTCAATCTTTGGTAATGTCATTTTAATGACTATAACAATCTGGCTTGGCTCTTGGTAGACGCAGTTTTATCCTCTGTTTGTCTTCTCAATACTTAGTTTAATCTACTGCCCTGATAATTTTACCGTATAATCTTTCGCTTCAGTTTTTCTAGCAAAGTTTGGTGAGAAGGTGATAGTTTTCCCTGAGAACATCAACGGTATTTAGCAAAAAAATTAATAGCTACTTTAGTATTTATACTACGTTTTTTTCTAAATGTCATCTTCTCAATTAAAACTTTACCAGTAAAAAATACGGATTTTTTTTGATGTCTCCATTTGTATGTTCTAAGTTTTAGTATTGTCACGGATTCGCTGTTTACTGAGGGGTTTGACCCCTCATTTATTGTTCATAAGAAACTTTTCTTTGGTTCAAATTCATATAGAAATTTACCATTAACTTGTCTAATAAACAATCACTAAATATCGTAATTCCTATAGCAATATCAAAAACAAAGTAATTTTATGTATTTGGCGTTGTTAAAAATATTTTTAACAAAATATAAATTTCATCCGGGAATCATGAATAGGAATTATCTGTGGGGACTGGGTGAAGGGGTATAGGGCTGGCAGTACAATTAGTCTGGGGCTATACAAACAAAGCTTGCCTAGCCTATCGCTTTCAAGCCATTCCCGCCTAGAACTAAAGTTCCAGGCTCATAGCCAAAGTCCACTTAAGTGGACTGGAATACATTTTTAGTTGAGTCATCTGAAGATGACTTGCGCTATGAGACTCGGAATGAATGCAGTCCTAAATCATTCGTGAACCAAAAGATCCCCGACTTCTTCAAGAAGTCGGGGATCTGAGCCTCTCGATTTTCACAAATCAAATACGATCGCTGTCGAAACGCTTTCTTAACTGAACTGTGTTAATTAATCAAGACCAATGGTTGCCATCAACTTTTGATGGGTGCTTTGTTCAACCAAAATACCTTGGTTGAGAACTAGGATATGGTCGGTGTGGCGCAGACTAGAAAGGCGATGGGAGATGATAAAAGTAGTGTGGTGCTGATTCAAATGAGCTAATTTCTGGTACAAACAACGCTCAGATTCAGAGTCGAGACTGCTAGTAGCTTCGTCTAGAATTAAAATTTTGGGGTTACTAATTAAAGCACGAGCGATCGCAATTTTTTGTTTTTGTCCACCAGACAGCCGCAAACCTCTTTCCCCGACTGGGGTGTTGTAGCCTAAAGGTAGTTCGCGGATGAAACTGTGAGCTTCGGCTAATTTGGCGGCAGCGATCGCTTGTTCAGGATGCAAATCTGGATTATACAGAGTAATATTTTCTAAAATCGTGCCGGAAAACAAAAAGTTATCCTGGGGGACAAAACCGATTTGACTGCGTAACGATGGCGGCGATACCGTACTAATATCAATGCCATCAATTAAAATCCGCCCATTTTCGGGACGATATAAACCCGCCAGCAAATTGACTAAGGTGCTTTTACCGCAACCACTCTGACCAATTATCCCGACAGTTTGCCCTGATTTGACGTGAAAAGAGACATTTTGCAAAGTATGACGCTGGTCATCAGGATGATAGCGGAAAAATACATTCTCAAACTGCACTTCACCGCGAATTGTCGGCATTACCTGTAAAGGTTTTTGGGAATTTTCTTCTGGCTGAGAATCTAAGACATCGTTAACTCGCTCTAGGGCTGTGAATACTGCGGGTAATTCATCCCATAACTCTACCAATGCCAACACAGGATGAATCACATTACTCATCAACATATTGAACGCCACCAATTTACCCAGTGACATATCCCCAGTGATGACTAGTTGCAACCCACACCATAAAACAACTGTTGTCGCAATGTGACTAACTAAATTCCGCAGCATTTGTAAGACATTGGCTAACTTCTGTCCCCGTAACCGCGCCTTGAGCATTTTCAGCAACTGCTTTTGCCAATATGTCTGCACTGAAGCTTCGGCGGCGGCGGTTTTGACTGTGACAATTCCCGTGATGATTTCCCCTGTGGCAGAATTTTGGCTGGCGGATGTTTGCAAAACTTCCCGCGATATCTGCTGGAGGAATGAACTTGCACCCACAATCAACATCACAACGGGGATAATTCCACTCACAACTAATAAAGTGAGTCGCAAATTGAGGTTAGCCATCACCCCAAAATAGACAAGAATCATCACCGCATCAATTGGACTAGTAATAGCGCGACGGGTAAAGAACTGTTGAATTTTGAGATTTTCGGGAATGCGGCTGAGAATATCTTCGACTTGGCGGGTGGTAAAAAACTGTAATGGTAGCTGTAAGGTATGTTTGACAAAACCACCAATTAAATTAACATCGATGCGACTGGCAAAATAATCGAGCAAATATTGTCGCTGTGCATTTAAAACAATCCCCCAGACACCCAAGCATAAAAAGCCGAGTACAAAAGCATTTAATGTGGAAAAGTTTTTCAGCAATAGTATTTGGTCGAGAACAACTTGGGTAAGTAAGGGAGTCGCTAACCCAAAGACTTGCATGATCAGAGAAACCAGAATAATGTATTGAATAAGTTGGCGATCGCGCTGTAATGTCTGCCAATAAGGACGTAAGGAAAGTTTCTCGCTGTTGCGGCTATGAAAGTTGGCGGTTGGATTTAATAAAAGTGCGTATCCTGTCCAATTGGCTTCAAAGTCTTGGCGTGATAGCCATTTTTTCCCCTTCGCTGGGTCAGCAATTAAAATGCGATCGCCTTGAATCTGCCAAACCACTATATAATGATTGCCTTGCCAGTGAGCAATCCAAGGATTAGTTTGCGACTCTAGCTTGGTTAAACTCGCCCTCACTTGTAATGTTGTGTAACCCAAGGTTTGGGCGGCTGTGGCTAAACCCGCTAAAGATGCGCCTGTACAGTCGATGGCTGCTAAGTTGCGTAAAGTATTGAGGCGGAAGCGTTTACCCCAATATTGGCTAATCATTGCTAAACAAGCCGCACCACAATCTGATGAACTTTGTTGCAAAATCAAGGGATATTTCCGCCGTGGTTTAGCTTTTGGCTGTTGGGGAAAATCAATTTCTGCGACTGGGGAAATTTCTGCTTGGGAAGATTCCGGTTTGGGAAGGGGAATTTGGGTGATTGCGGAATGATCAATAACTGATACTTTTGGTTGTGGATTTTGACTAGTAAATACTTGGGCTAATTCCCACTGTTCAATCGGTAGCTGGTAAACTAACAAATCTGTCTCCGCAGTTGCATCGGGAGATGTCACATCAGGATATCCCCAACTATCACCAATTAAGAGTGAGGTTGTTCCCCCGGCTAACCAAAAACGTCCCGCATTGGCTGGTGTGGCTGTATTTAAAGATGCGCCAGCCGGAATTTTGCTAGTAATTATATAAGGTAAGAATTGCTGTAAACTTGCACTGTTGAGCGATCGCAATTCTGTATAACTTTTAAAGAAAATTAGTGCTTGACGCTCGAATGCTAACTTTTGCCAGTGCTTTTGGAGATTTGGTAAGCGTTGTAACCACACTTGTAAATCGGCAATTGTAATTTGGGCTACAAAACCCGGACTTGCACCGATGGCACGGTATGATAAAGGGCGATCGCAAAACAAATGATCTGCGCCAAATGTCTGTTCTGCTAATAACAACTGTGGAGAAACTTCCCTGCCCAAAGTCTCATCAAAACTCAACAAGCGCACTTTACCTTGACATACCAAGTAAAAAAAATCGCTGTTATCTGCTGTAGCTGTATTCTCAGTGTATCTATTTAAATTATCACCTAGTTGAAACTCTTGAATTGTCCACAACTGAATAAACTCTGCGGCTAAATCTGTATCCCCGACAACTAAGTTCAAAAGTTTAATAATGATTGCTGCTAAAATATTAGATTGCTTTTGTTTACTAATTTTTAGTTCTCCCTGAACTCTGAACGAAGAAGCGGGGTTCATGATTTATTTGCTGGTCTTGGTGGATATTTTTTGATGTTTGACGACGTGATTTGATGATAAAAGTTATGTAAATAAATGATGATTTTTTAGGCTATATATAGCAACACATCAATCATTAGTGTAGTAATATTTTGCCTTTAAATACTTTTTAGTCTATTTTTAACATAGGCTATTTGCTATTAGTAATTGAGCAGATACAAGTGAGAATCTTTGGGATTTATTCTCGAAATATGTCAGCGAGTATTCAATTTTTCCTGAGTGTTACTTACATTTTCTGTTAATTTGTGCAACACCCGGAAAATAAAATGACATTTTGTACAGGTCAGATTTGTGCAGGAAACATAATACTGTGCAAGACAGGAATATTAACAGGACTTACACACCAAAATTGTCTGTGAAGATTGGGTGTAAGGGTGTAAGGGTGTGTGGCGTAGGGGTTTTAGATACATATACACACCACTTGGCTCAAGTCGGGAAACCCACCCACGCCAGTGGCTCCCCCATACCCTTGATTTTTCGTTTTTATGCGTAAGTCCTAATTAAGCCAGCCACGGTTTTTGAAATGTAACTAAAGTTACTGTTTTTTGGGCGATCGCTGGTTGCTTCACCACATAAATTATTCAGCATTGGTAACTTTCAACATCCGTACTCAACACTTGGCGATCGGACTTGATTTAACTGTAATTTCTGTGGTAGCCTGCTTTTACTCTTAAATACGGCAAATCTACCGATGAACCGTAGTTTAGCGCAGTGTATGACTCACTGTGCCTCCTTCCTAGTTTGCGGAAACGAAAATATCACCTTATGCCAAAAGACTGGTTTGAATGGCACGACCTCTACAAAACAGAACCGAGGTTGCAGCAGCGTTTAGAAATTGTGCGAGAATTTATCGCCCACAGTTTAAATTTCTCTCCATCAGGAGTAATTCGCGTAGTCAGTGTCTGCGCTGGCGATGGACGAGATTTACTCGGAACTTTAGTAAATCACCCACGCGCTCAAGATGTTCACGCACGACTTGTAGAGCTAAATCCCCAACTCGTAGAACGTGGCAAAGCAACTATAGAATCATTAGGTTTAACAAAACAAATTGAGTTTATTAATGGTGATGCAACTATCGCCTCTAACTATCTAGGCGCAGTACCAGCAGACATTGTGATTGTTTGTGGCGTTTTTGGTAATCTTGCCGACGAAAATGAACTCAATCGCTTATTAGGAAATTTGAGTTTCCTGAGTAAAAAAGGTGCTTTTGTCATTTGGACTCGCGGACATTCCAATGGTATTCCCCACTCAGAAACAGTCCGTACATCTTTACAAAAAGCTGGGTTTGCAGAAGTCAACTTTAAGCTGACAGCAACCGGAGATATGGGTATAGGCATTCATCGCTATCTTGGTGAAAATGTCCCTGAACCCAAAGAGCAACAGTTTTTTGTATTTTCTGGCATTGCCAATAGAGCCAGATAAAAAATTATCTCTCCGTTATCAATTAATCTAGCCGTACAAAAAAATTATGGTCGCTACCTTTAAACCCCAATATACAAACATTTTTCATCGTGTTACGCGATTGTTAGCTCCAGGGTTGATTAGCATTGCAACCTCATTCACATTAATCAGTTGCACACAACCAACTCCAAAGGCAGAAACTTCATCTACAGCTAATAATGTCTCTGATGTCAAGCCAGCAGGCATCAAAACCAAAGTCTTGCGGATGGGGTATCAGCAAGCTGGTGATTTAGTCAGGGTGACAAAAGTATTAGAAAAGCGTCTAGAACCTTTGGGGGTGACAGTGGAATGGTCACAATTTGCCCAAGGGCCACAACTGATGGAAGCGATGAATGTGGGCAAAATTGATTTGGGTTCCGTTGGTGAAACGCCTCCCATCTTTGCTCAAGCGGCTGGGGCGCAGATTGTCTATGTTGTTGGTTCACGACGCAGCGAAAATAGTGGTAGAAGCAGTGCGATCGCAGTACCACCAGATTCACCAATTAAGACTTTAAAAGATATCAAAGGACAAAAAGTCGTCTTCCAAAAAGCATCAGCATCTCACTACTTTATTCTCAGAGCTTTAGAAGATGTCGGTTTGAAATATAGCGATATTAAAGTTTTGAGTATCCCCAACGTAGAAGCCAGCAGTGCCTTTCTCGAAGGTAAAATTCCGGTTTGGGTAACAGGTGATCCACATCTAGCCAGAGCCGAAAAACTAGGTAAAGCCAGGATTTTACGAGATTCTCAAGGCCTCGACTCTCCAGGCGGATATTATATTGGTGGCAAACAATTTGCTATAGACAATCCAGAACTTTTGCGAATAGTGATTGAAGAGATTGACAAAATTCAACGCTGGGCTGAGGCGCATCCCAAAGAAACCGCCCAACTCATTGCACCCTTTCAAAAACTACCACCCGACGTGATGGATTTAGTCATTAGCCGCCGTAGTTATGGGTTAAGAGCCATCTCTCCCGATTTAATCCAAGAACAACAGCGAGTAGCTGATTACTTCTATAAAAATGGCTTACTTCCCAAACCTGTGAATATTCGAGAAGCAGTGTTAACCCCAGAGCAGTATGCTGCAATTACCCCAGCCACCATCAGCCAAAAATAGCATCTGTGCTGATGTTCTCCTTTGAGTTCTGCCAGAAATACTCTTTGCTCATCTCTACTTCCAGTCTGTACAGATAATTTCAAAAATCCAATACGAGTCTCACAGATAGCCATTTTGTGTGATTTAGCTTTTCATCCCCAAATGATTCAATAATTTGGGGATTTTGTTATCTACATAAACAATGTCGCCAAGAATACATCAATTTCATCAGAGCGATCGCATCATTAATCAATAGCATTGATAAAATCTAGTGTAATTACTGAAAGCATTTATTATGATGTTAGTATGTTGTAAGTTGATTTAGAGGATTGACTCAAAAAAATCAAACGTTAAAATAGACCAGTTGATCAAAAACTCAAAAAATTACACAAACGGTGGAAGTACAGTAGAATATCAGTGAACTCACTTAAAATCACAAATTTGGGGCTGAATAAAGCCTGAAATGACTGAAGCGTCAGATTTTACAGTAATTTAGATATTTTCCACCTGACTAAATTACGAGTTTTTCTGAACTTCAGCTTTTGACCTTATTCTGCAACAAATTCCCGTGGCTGATATGACAATCCGTTAAGTAAGGGTCAGCAATCTCATTATTTCGTAATAATTTTTACGGGTATTTTCAGTAAAAATACTGTATCAAAATACCTTTCTTTATACAATGCTTTTGTTAGTGGTTTCTACGGTTGTTATAACTTGAAATTCGGAATGTTTGACGCTGTTTAAATTCTTGGAGTAGTTGGATCATCAGATTCTACACAAAACTTTTTGCAAAAGTTGTAATTTGCGTGCTTCTATTCAGATTTTTGCGCTTATCCTCCGGGAAAGCCTACAGGGAAATGCACGAAGCAAAAAAGTATTGATGCAAGAAGTTAAAAGTAGACTTTGTGTCCACAAAAAGTTGTTGGAACACAGCCTATGCAAGTGAAACAAACTAAAAGCAAGAGAAGACGAGGCGTTGTACTAACTCCTACCGGACTACAACGTTTGCAAGAAGCAATAGTATCTTGGGAGATGGCTAGGAAAAAAGGCGATCGCCTCACCCTACAAGAACTCAGCACACAGATTAGTATTTCGACCAAAACTCTGAGTCGATTATGGTCTTTGAGTAAAGCTGTAGATCAAAAAACTCTCAAACTATGTTTTAGTGCCTTTAACCTCAAATTAAATGAAGCAGATTACGCTGTTTCGAGCGTCGATGATGAAAGCGAAATCTTAGAATTTCTGCCTAGAAATTCATACACAAAATTAGAAAACTCACCTCGTCTTTCTACTGACGAAATCACACATCGTTGGACTTATCCAGATGGCCCTGTAGCTTTAGACTCACCTTTATATATCGAGCGTCCACCTATAGAAGAACTGGCTTATCGAGAAATTACTCGACCAGGCTGTGTAATTCGGATTCGCTCTCCCAGACAAATGGGAAAAACTTCTTTAGTACTACGTATTTTAGCCTTTGCCCAGAAGCAAAGATATCATACTGTTAAT includes these proteins:
- a CDS encoding aliphatic sulfonate ABC transporter substrate-binding protein, producing the protein MVATFKPQYTNIFHRVTRLLAPGLISIATSFTLISCTQPTPKAETSSTANNVSDVKPAGIKTKVLRMGYQQAGDLVRVTKVLEKRLEPLGVTVEWSQFAQGPQLMEAMNVGKIDLGSVGETPPIFAQAAGAQIVYVVGSRRSENSGRSSAIAVPPDSPIKTLKDIKGQKVVFQKASASHYFILRALEDVGLKYSDIKVLSIPNVEASSAFLEGKIPVWVTGDPHLARAEKLGKARILRDSQGLDSPGGYYIGGKQFAIDNPELLRIVIEEIDKIQRWAEAHPKETAQLIAPFQKLPPDVMDLVISRRSYGLRAISPDLIQEQQRVADYFYKNGLLPKPVNIREAVLTPEQYAAITPATISQK
- a CDS encoding class I SAM-dependent methyltransferase family protein, translating into MPKDWFEWHDLYKTEPRLQQRLEIVREFIAHSLNFSPSGVIRVVSVCAGDGRDLLGTLVNHPRAQDVHARLVELNPQLVERGKATIESLGLTKQIEFINGDATIASNYLGAVPADIVIVCGVFGNLADENELNRLLGNLSFLSKKGAFVIWTRGHSNGIPHSETVRTSLQKAGFAEVNFKLTATGDMGIGIHRYLGENVPEPKEQQFFVFSGIANRAR
- a CDS encoding cysteine peptidase family C39 domain-containing protein, whose amino-acid sequence is MNPASSFRVQGELKISKQKQSNILAAIIIKLLNLVVGDTDLAAEFIQLWTIQEFQLGDNLNRYTENTATADNSDFFYLVCQGKVRLLSFDETLGREVSPQLLLAEQTFGADHLFCDRPLSYRAIGASPGFVAQITIADLQVWLQRLPNLQKHWQKLAFERQALIFFKSYTELRSLNSASLQQFLPYIITSKIPAGASLNTATPANAGRFWLAGGTTSLLIGDSWGYPDVTSPDATAETDLLVYQLPIEQWELAQVFTSQNPQPKVSVIDHSAITQIPLPKPESSQAEISPVAEIDFPQQPKAKPRRKYPLILQQSSSDCGAACLAMISQYWGKRFRLNTLRNLAAIDCTGASLAGLATAAQTLGYTTLQVRASLTKLESQTNPWIAHWQGNHYIVVWQIQGDRILIADPAKGKKWLSRQDFEANWTGYALLLNPTANFHSRNSEKLSLRPYWQTLQRDRQLIQYIILVSLIMQVFGLATPLLTQVVLDQILLLKNFSTLNAFVLGFLCLGVWGIVLNAQRQYLLDYFASRIDVNLIGGFVKHTLQLPLQFFTTRQVEDILSRIPENLKIQQFFTRRAITSPIDAVMILVYFGVMANLNLRLTLLVVSGIIPVVMLIVGASSFLQQISREVLQTSASQNSATGEIITGIVTVKTAAAEASVQTYWQKQLLKMLKARLRGQKLANVLQMLRNLVSHIATTVVLWCGLQLVITGDMSLGKLVAFNMLMSNVIHPVLALVELWDELPAVFTALERVNDVLDSQPEENSQKPLQVMPTIRGEVQFENVFFRYHPDDQRHTLQNVSFHVKSGQTVGIIGQSGCGKSTLVNLLAGLYRPENGRILIDGIDISTVSPPSLRSQIGFVPQDNFLFSGTILENITLYNPDLHPEQAIAAAKLAEAHSFIRELPLGYNTPVGERGLRLSGGQKQKIAIARALISNPKILILDEATSSLDSESERCLYQKLAHLNQHHTTFIISHRLSSLRHTDHILVLNQGILVEQSTHQKLMATIGLD